In Halorhabdus tiamatea SARL4B, a genomic segment contains:
- a CDS encoding ribokinase, protein MGNVYVAGSINQDIAVRLERRPQPGETVPGESASFGLGGKGANQAIAAARSGAAVELIGAVGDDRFGEELLADLDTEDGLSTAGVHRASNTSTGVALITVDADSENAIVAVPGANAALAPADVGDVGMEDDAVVLSQFEIPQPTIRTFFEQAHAQGARTVLNPAPAETVREDLLERVDFLVVNETEALFYADGDSKGQLSQDELVETAAALRTHDEQVVVVTLGEAGVFASTPSETIELDAYAVDPVDTTGAGDAFVGAFATALGDGLRLRDALDVGAAAGALATTQTGAAPSLPTRAAIEDLRADE, encoded by the coding sequence ATGGGCAACGTCTACGTCGCTGGAAGCATCAATCAGGACATCGCGGTCCGACTCGAACGGCGGCCACAGCCTGGCGAGACAGTACCCGGCGAGTCCGCCTCGTTTGGCCTGGGCGGGAAAGGTGCCAATCAGGCGATCGCAGCCGCGCGATCGGGCGCGGCCGTCGAGTTGATCGGGGCCGTCGGCGACGACCGTTTCGGCGAGGAGCTGCTGGCTGATCTCGACACCGAAGACGGGCTCTCGACAGCTGGCGTCCACCGTGCCTCGAACACCTCGACCGGGGTCGCCCTCATCACTGTCGACGCCGATTCGGAGAACGCCATCGTCGCCGTGCCCGGGGCTAACGCGGCGCTCGCCCCCGCAGACGTCGGTGACGTCGGGATGGAAGACGACGCGGTCGTGCTCTCGCAATTCGAGATTCCCCAGCCGACGATCCGGACGTTCTTCGAGCAGGCACACGCGCAGGGCGCGAGGACGGTCCTGAACCCGGCACCCGCTGAGACCGTCCGGGAGGACCTGCTCGAACGCGTCGACTTTCTCGTCGTGAACGAAACGGAGGCGCTGTTCTATGCCGACGGGGATTCGAAGGGACAACTCTCGCAGGACGAACTCGTCGAGACGGCCGCGGCCCTGCGCACACACGACGAGCAGGTGGTCGTCGTCACGCTCGGCGAGGCGGGTGTCTTCGCGAGTACGCCATCGGAGACGATCGAACTCGACGCCTACGCGGTCGATCCTGTCGACACGACCGGGGCCGGGGACGCGTTCGTCGGCGCGTTCGCCACGGCACTCGGTGACGGCCTCCGGCTTCGAGACGCGCTGGACGTCGGGGCCGCTGCCGGGGCGCTCGCGACGACACAGACCGGCGCAGCACCGTCGCTACCCACGCGGGCGGCGATCGAAGATCTCCGAGCGGACGAGTGA
- a CDS encoding MBL fold metallo-hydrolase produces MADVDFPEPEQSAPTIEPKALKQRIDDGESVTLLDVRTGSDYEEWHIDGETVETINVPYYEFLDDDIGDGVFESIPDGGTVTVICAKGEASEYIAGVLKDRGYDAESVALGMNGWAEIYEAVEVSGYDGPGTVVQYQRPSSGCLGYLVVDDGEAAVIDPLRAFTDRYLDDAKEHGADLRYALDTHVHADHVSGIRALAEASVEAVLPAAAIDRGVEDADDLTGAEDGDVFTVGDVEIEAIHTPGHTTGMTSYLVGDALLATGDGLFVESVARPDLEAGDAGAEDAAQQLYETLQERILTLSDDVLIAGGHTSDAAEPAADGTYTATLGDLRAEMDALSMDEADFVELILADMPPRPANYEDIIATNLGQHRIDDEEAFSLELGPNNCAASQDSLAGD; encoded by the coding sequence ATGGCTGACGTTGACTTCCCCGAACCCGAGCAGTCGGCACCGACGATCGAGCCGAAGGCGCTCAAGCAGCGAATCGACGACGGCGAGTCGGTCACCCTCCTCGACGTGCGTACCGGGAGCGACTACGAGGAGTGGCACATCGATGGCGAGACCGTTGAGACGATCAACGTGCCCTACTACGAGTTCCTCGACGACGACATCGGCGACGGCGTCTTCGAGTCGATTCCGGACGGTGGAACGGTTACCGTTATCTGTGCGAAGGGAGAGGCGAGCGAGTACATCGCCGGCGTGCTGAAGGACCGGGGCTACGACGCCGAAAGCGTCGCGCTCGGCATGAACGGCTGGGCGGAGATCTACGAGGCCGTCGAAGTCTCGGGCTACGACGGCCCGGGCACCGTCGTTCAGTATCAGCGGCCCTCGAGCGGTTGTCTGGGCTACCTCGTCGTCGACGACGGCGAGGCCGCGGTGATCGACCCGCTTCGGGCCTTTACCGACCGCTACCTGGACGACGCCAAAGAGCACGGGGCCGACCTCCGCTACGCACTCGATACACACGTTCACGCCGACCACGTCTCGGGGATTCGCGCACTCGCCGAGGCGAGCGTCGAGGCCGTCCTGCCCGCCGCGGCGATCGACCGCGGCGTCGAAGACGCAGACGACCTGACTGGCGCCGAAGACGGCGACGTCTTCACCGTCGGCGACGTCGAAATCGAGGCGATCCACACCCCCGGCCACACGACCGGCATGACCTCCTATCTCGTCGGCGACGCCCTGCTCGCGACCGGCGACGGGCTGTTCGTCGAGAGCGTCGCCCGGCCGGACCTGGAGGCCGGCGACGCGGGCGCTGAAGACGCGGCCCAGCAGCTCTATGAGACGCTGCAGGAACGCATCCTCACGCTGTCCGACGACGTCCTGATCGCCGGTGGCCACACGAGCGACGCGGCCGAACCCGCCGCCGACGGCACCTACACCGCGACGCTCGGGGATCTCCGGGCGGAGATGGACGCCCTCTCGATGGACGAGGCGGACTTCGTGGAACTGATCCTGGCGGACATGCCACCCCGGCCGGCCAACTACGAGGACATCATCGCGACCAACCTCGGCCAGCACCGGATCGACGACGAGGAGGCCTTCAGCCTCGAACTCGGGCCGAACAACTGCGCGGCCAGCCAGGATTCACTGGCCGGAGACTGA
- a CDS encoding YeeE/YedE family protein, whose amino-acid sequence MFPDPIVLSLFETLFPEGITRYAVGGLFVGLGTAIIYAATAIAPGASSFLESTLTYVSDRSRFQQYRASRDWRIVFTVGIVLGAAVYALIWQGEAWTTDVQPWRLLAGGILVGIGTRLGKGCTSGHGVCGIGSRSKTSLVGVITFLGVAIATAQVVMALGVSP is encoded by the coding sequence ATGTTCCCGGACCCTATCGTCCTGTCGCTGTTCGAGACGCTGTTCCCGGAAGGGATCACTCGCTACGCCGTCGGCGGGCTGTTCGTCGGCCTCGGAACCGCCATCATCTACGCGGCCACCGCCATCGCTCCCGGCGCGAGTTCCTTCCTCGAGTCGACGCTGACGTACGTCTCGGATCGCTCGCGCTTTCAGCAGTACCGCGCCTCGCGTGACTGGCGGATCGTCTTCACCGTCGGGATCGTCCTCGGGGCGGCCGTCTACGCCCTCATATGGCAGGGCGAAGCCTGGACGACCGACGTCCAGCCCTGGCGACTCCTGGCCGGCGGGATCCTCGTCGGGATCGGCACCAGACTCGGCAAAGGCTGTACGTCCGGGCACGGCGTCTGCGGGATCGGGTCGCGCTCGAAGACGTCGCTGGTCGGCGTGATCACCTTCCTGGGCGTCGCCATCGCGACGGCCCAGGTCGTCATGGCACTGGGGGTGAGTCCCTGA
- a CDS encoding YeeE/YedE family protein, giving the protein MAGANDPDSGRHPLFMPVILLGGLVFGFGLAASHMARPEVVLDFLQLTDLGLLFVMFGAAVVSGLAFVVMPRLRERAPLTGDTYGRRLKSFDRNVLIGGAIFGLGWGISGVCPGSGYASLGIGNWPILLAIAGMFIGAYLQGVWRERTN; this is encoded by the coding sequence ATGGCGGGCGCGAACGACCCCGACAGCGGGCGGCACCCGCTGTTCATGCCGGTGATCCTCCTCGGCGGACTCGTCTTCGGCTTTGGCCTCGCCGCGAGTCACATGGCACGCCCGGAAGTCGTGCTGGACTTCCTCCAGCTCACCGATCTCGGCCTGCTGTTCGTGATGTTCGGCGCGGCAGTCGTTTCGGGGCTGGCCTTCGTGGTGATGCCACGCCTTCGCGAGCGTGCGCCGCTGACCGGCGACACCTACGGCCGCCGGCTGAAGTCCTTCGATCGGAACGTCCTGATCGGCGGGGCGATCTTCGGCCTCGGCTGGGGGATCTCCGGTGTCTGTCCGGGGTCGGGCTACGCGAGCCTGGGGATCGGCAACTGGCCGATCCTGCTCGCCATCGCCGGGATGTTCATCGGCGCGTACCTCCAGGGCGTCTGGCGCGAACGAACGAACTAA
- a CDS encoding inorganic phosphate transporter: MDPATIALFVVASLASLFMAWVIGAGSSGATPFAPAVGANAISTLRAAFVVGVLGFLGAVTQGGNVSEAVGNGLVEGVTLPATGVIAVLLIGAGLMAIGIKTGYPIATAFTVTGAVIGVGLAMGGDPAWAKYQEVGALWVLTPIGGGAVAFAIARTLPRPDVPEDVSVPILAAIVGAVVVNLEFAFLGSVGGTIATAGGRVVPAGGRFSVPLVTGLAAVASALVVRWDVGRDLTGGLRRFLLALGSLVAFSAGASQVGLAVGPLLPLFEGQSMVPTFAILLGGGLGILVGSWTGAPRMITALSQEYASLGPRRSIATLVPSFLIAQLAVLLGVPVSFNEIIVSGMAVGGADVSGRKLTITVLAWVGSLALSLGLGYGAVTVLRIG, encoded by the coding sequence ATGGATCCAGCCACGATTGCACTGTTCGTCGTCGCAAGCCTCGCGAGCCTGTTCATGGCGTGGGTCATCGGGGCGGGATCGAGCGGCGCGACACCGTTTGCCCCTGCCGTCGGGGCCAACGCTATCTCGACGCTCCGGGCGGCCTTCGTCGTCGGTGTCCTGGGCTTTCTCGGCGCGGTAACCCAGGGTGGGAACGTCTCGGAAGCTGTCGGGAACGGCCTCGTCGAGGGAGTGACACTCCCGGCGACGGGCGTCATCGCCGTCCTGTTGATCGGCGCGGGGCTGATGGCGATCGGGATCAAGACCGGCTACCCGATCGCGACGGCCTTCACGGTGACCGGCGCAGTGATCGGCGTCGGCCTCGCGATGGGCGGCGATCCGGCGTGGGCGAAGTATCAGGAAGTCGGCGCGCTGTGGGTCCTGACGCCGATCGGCGGCGGCGCGGTCGCGTTCGCGATCGCTCGAACGCTCCCCCGCCCGGACGTGCCCGAGGACGTGAGCGTGCCCATCCTGGCCGCGATCGTCGGCGCAGTGGTCGTCAACCTGGAGTTCGCGTTCCTCGGGAGCGTCGGCGGGACGATCGCGACTGCGGGCGGGCGCGTGGTGCCAGCGGGTGGCCGTTTTTCGGTGCCGCTGGTTACCGGCCTCGCCGCCGTCGCGAGTGCACTCGTCGTCCGGTGGGACGTGGGCCGCGATCTGACTGGTGGACTTCGGCGTTTCCTGCTCGCGCTCGGCTCGCTCGTGGCGTTCTCGGCCGGCGCGAGTCAGGTCGGGCTCGCCGTCGGTCCGTTGCTCCCGCTCTTCGAGGGGCAGTCGATGGTCCCCACGTTCGCGATCCTGCTCGGCGGCGGGCTTGGCATCCTGGTGGGCTCCTGGACCGGTGCACCGCGGATGATCACGGCCCTCTCCCAGGAGTATGCTTCGCTGGGCCCGCGGCGCTCGATCGCGACGCTCGTCCCGTCGTTTCTGATTGCCCAACTCGCGGTCTTGCTCGGCGTCCCGGTCTCGTTCAACGAGATCATCGTCAGCGGGATGGCGGTGGGCGGAGCCGACGTCAGCGGACGAAAGCTGACGATAACTGTTCTCGCGTGGGTCGGCTCGCTCGCGCTGTCGCTGGGGCTCGGCTATGGCGCTGTCACTGTCCTGCGAATCGGTTAA
- a CDS encoding universal stress protein produces the protein MKAVYATDLSEASEAAIANETCLECLGRIGVEAFHLVTVVPSNVHAGMPGMNFEKRRQTALDRYRETFEDAGFDVETHVVRGTPHRRINGLAESVGASLTIVGSRGSSPLENRFIGSTARNLARTSVTPLLVNRIQRATDDPAVLEEHLFQRMLYATDFSENAQEAFEAFSYLRHAAEEATLVHVQTPADPEPDDDPRDRLDELAGRLEDWDIETRLDVRQGDPVEEILAAEDDHDPTTTLVGSRGHSRLRRLLLGSVSEDVVAKADGNVMLVPPKRVA, from the coding sequence ATGAAGGCCGTATACGCAACGGACCTCTCAGAGGCAAGTGAAGCAGCGATCGCCAACGAGACGTGTCTGGAGTGTCTCGGGCGGATCGGCGTCGAGGCGTTCCACCTCGTGACAGTCGTCCCGTCGAACGTCCACGCCGGGATGCCCGGGATGAACTTCGAGAAACGACGCCAGACAGCACTCGATCGCTACCGGGAAACGTTCGAAGATGCCGGGTTCGACGTCGAAACCCACGTCGTACGCGGGACACCCCATCGCCGGATCAACGGGCTCGCGGAGTCGGTCGGTGCGAGTCTCACGATCGTCGGCTCGCGCGGATCGAGTCCACTGGAGAATCGCTTCATCGGTTCGACAGCCCGGAACCTCGCGCGGACGTCGGTGACGCCGCTGCTCGTCAATCGGATCCAGCGGGCGACGGACGATCCTGCCGTCCTGGAAGAACACCTCTTCCAGCGGATGCTGTACGCGACTGACTTCTCGGAGAACGCCCAGGAGGCCTTCGAGGCGTTCTCCTATCTCCGGCACGCGGCCGAGGAAGCGACGCTGGTTCACGTCCAGACGCCCGCCGACCCGGAGCCGGATGACGACCCTCGCGATCGGCTCGACGAACTGGCCGGGAGACTCGAGGACTGGGACATCGAGACGCGCCTGGATGTCCGCCAGGGCGATCCCGTCGAGGAGATCCTCGCTGCCGAGGACGACCACGATCCGACGACGACGCTGGTCGGTTCGCGAGGCCACAGTCGACTCCGTCGACTCCTGCTGGGCAGTGTCTCCGAGGACGTCGTCGCGAAGGCCGACGGCAACGTGATGCTCGTCCCACCGAAGCGCGTCGCCTGA
- a CDS encoding DUF7512 family protein, whose translation MLGLGSGAQILQAGTLVGAVLLEAAVLYLGYGALSSVLAEPLVERIRTL comes from the coding sequence ATGCTAGGGTTGGGATCGGGAGCCCAAATACTGCAGGCAGGGACGCTCGTGGGGGCAGTGTTGCTCGAGGCAGCCGTCCTCTATCTGGGGTACGGCGCGCTCTCGAGTGTCCTCGCCGAACCGCTCGTCGAACGCATTCGTACACTCTAA
- a CDS encoding sulfite exporter TauE/SafE family protein: MELFGLAASMLLLFVGFGFMVGVLFGFFGMGGSFLVTPALMIMGFETTTAVGSGMAFVFGTAVIATLKHRDLGQVDYKLGGLMIVGTTAGIEVGRIGLYFLQDRGLAGLIVGVTYVVLLGGVGLFVTRNALRNDGDESIEEQHDADAEIEPDDIPDIAKKIQSYTVPPMMTIGGGIKVSLWMVLGVAFATGLLSGFLGVGGGFIRMPAMFYLIGVPVPIAVGTDLFEIVFSGGLGSFLYGLEGGVDLSIVAPLLAGSALGARIGSTATSLVDESEIKIYFGLMLVGGSIAVALRQLGNAFGSDALQVVSFGLIMLSALAVGSAVIYSAVSAIRADTQTADVTPAD, from the coding sequence ATGGAACTGTTCGGACTCGCCGCGAGCATGCTACTGCTGTTCGTCGGCTTTGGCTTCATGGTCGGCGTACTGTTCGGCTTCTTCGGAATGGGCGGATCCTTCCTCGTGACGCCGGCGCTGATGATCATGGGCTTCGAGACGACCACGGCCGTCGGGAGCGGGATGGCCTTCGTCTTCGGGACGGCCGTCATCGCGACGCTCAAACACCGTGATCTCGGCCAGGTCGACTACAAGCTCGGCGGCCTCATGATCGTCGGGACGACGGCCGGCATCGAGGTCGGGCGGATCGGACTGTACTTCCTGCAAGATCGGGGACTTGCGGGCCTGATCGTCGGCGTCACGTACGTCGTCCTGCTTGGCGGCGTCGGCCTGTTCGTCACGCGGAACGCGCTCCGCAACGATGGCGACGAATCGATCGAGGAGCAACACGACGCCGACGCTGAGATCGAGCCGGACGACATTCCGGACATCGCCAAGAAGATCCAGTCTTACACCGTCCCGCCGATGATGACGATCGGTGGCGGGATCAAGGTCTCGCTGTGGATGGTGCTCGGCGTCGCCTTCGCGACCGGGCTCCTCTCCGGATTCCTGGGCGTCGGCGGCGGCTTCATCCGGATGCCCGCGATGTTCTACCTGATCGGGGTACCCGTCCCGATCGCCGTCGGAACCGACCTCTTCGAGATCGTCTTCTCGGGCGGCCTCGGGTCGTTCCTCTACGGACTCGAAGGCGGCGTCGATCTCTCGATCGTCGCGCCGCTTTTGGCGGGGAGCGCACTCGGCGCTCGAATCGGGTCGACAGCCACCAGCCTGGTCGACGAAAGCGAGATCAAGATCTACTTCGGGCTGATGCTCGTCGGCGGCTCGATCGCCGTCGCGCTCCGTCAACTCGGCAACGCCTTCGGGAGCGACGCCCTACAGGTCGTGAGTTTCGGCCTGATCATGCTCTCGGCCCTCGCAGTGGGAAGTGCCGTCATCTACAGTGCAGTCAGTGCGATCAGAGCGGACACGCAGACGGCAGACGTCACTCCGGCTGACTGA
- a CDS encoding cryptochrome/photolyase family protein, whose protein sequence is MTVWVLGDQLSGERGPVAERSDEPVLLIEARSFAERLPYHPHKLVLVFSAMRHFRDELREGGREVRYYQVETFEDGLTAYFEEYPHDDLTLMRPAGGGSERLQKLVADAGGHLNVVENDRFRCSQAQFDEWDADRDADGYRHEDFYRYMRRETGYLMDDGEPVGGEWNYDEDNRETPPAEWSPPEPPAFEPDETTREVGEWVTDRFDGGYDEAPYGGSWADPEPFRWPVTREQALDVLEDFCQNRLTDFGPYQDAMRRDAWAMSHSLLSTSLNLGLLHPSEVIERAIEAYERESAPLNSVEGFVRQVLGWREFMRHVYRREQDRLAGANQLDATEPLPDFFWTGETDMACLADVIDGVRRRGYSHHIERLMVLSNVATTFGVDPQVLNRWFHAAYVDAFHWVTTPNVVGMGTFASDVLSTKPYTATSNYVDRMSDYCGTCPYYKTKTTGENACPFNALYWDFLGRNEDRLRSNHRMGLVYSHWDDKDERERDAIRDRATAIRRAARKNEL, encoded by the coding sequence CCTTGGTGATCAGCTCTCGGGCGAGCGCGGCCCCGTTGCCGAGCGATCCGACGAACCAGTGCTGCTGATCGAAGCGCGATCGTTCGCCGAGCGCCTGCCCTATCATCCGCACAAGCTCGTGCTGGTTTTCAGCGCGATGCGACACTTCCGGGACGAACTTCGTGAGGGCGGGCGGGAAGTACGGTACTATCAGGTGGAGACATTCGAGGACGGACTGACAGCCTATTTCGAGGAGTACCCGCACGACGACCTCACACTCATGCGTCCGGCTGGCGGTGGATCCGAACGACTGCAAAAACTCGTCGCCGACGCCGGCGGCCACCTGAACGTCGTCGAGAACGACCGCTTTCGGTGCTCGCAGGCGCAGTTCGATGAGTGGGATGCCGACAGGGACGCCGACGGTTACCGCCACGAGGACTTCTACCGGTACATGCGCCGGGAGACCGGCTATCTGATGGACGACGGCGAACCGGTCGGTGGCGAGTGGAACTACGACGAGGACAACCGCGAGACCCCGCCCGCCGAGTGGTCCCCACCGGAGCCACCCGCGTTCGAACCTGACGAGACCACGCGCGAGGTGGGCGAGTGGGTGACCGACCGCTTCGACGGTGGATACGACGAGGCCCCATACGGCGGATCCTGGGCCGACCCAGAGCCGTTTCGGTGGCCAGTGACGCGGGAGCAAGCCCTCGACGTGCTCGAGGACTTCTGTCAGAATCGACTGACAGATTTCGGCCCGTATCAGGACGCCATGCGCCGGGACGCCTGGGCGATGAGTCACTCCCTGCTCTCGACGAGTCTCAACCTCGGATTGCTCCATCCCAGTGAGGTGATCGAGCGGGCGATCGAGGCATACGAGCGTGAGAGTGCACCGCTCAACAGCGTCGAAGGGTTCGTTCGTCAGGTGCTCGGGTGGCGGGAATTTATGCGGCACGTCTACCGCCGAGAGCAGGACCGGCTCGCCGGGGCCAATCAACTCGACGCGACCGAGCCACTACCCGACTTCTTCTGGACTGGCGAGACCGACATGGCCTGTCTCGCGGACGTGATCGACGGGGTTCGCCGTCGCGGGTACTCCCATCACATCGAACGACTGATGGTGCTTTCGAACGTCGCGACCACGTTCGGCGTCGATCCACAGGTACTCAATCGCTGGTTTCACGCCGCCTACGTCGATGCCTTTCACTGGGTGACGACGCCCAACGTCGTCGGGATGGGCACGTTCGCCAGCGACGTCCTCTCGACGAAACCGTATACGGCTACAAGCAACTACGTCGATCGGATGAGCGATTACTGCGGTACCTGTCCGTATTACAAGACGAAAACGACTGGCGAGAACGCGTGTCCGTTCAACGCGCTGTACTGGGACTTTCTGGGGCGCAACGAGGACCGCCTCCGGTCGAACCACCGGATGGGACTGGTTTACAGCCACTGGGACGACAAGGACGAGCGCGAACGCGACGCGATCCGCGACCGCGCGACGGCGATCCGGCGAGCGGCGCGTAAGAACGAATTGTAA